A single Falco naumanni isolate bFalNau1 chromosome 20, bFalNau1.pat, whole genome shotgun sequence DNA region contains:
- the WNT1 gene encoding proto-oncogene Wnt-1, protein MRAAALGLALRALWALALSSLSNTLAVNNSGRWWGIINVASSTNLLTDSKNVQLVLDPSLQLLSRKQRKLIRQNPGILHSVSSGLQTAIKECKWQFRNRRWNCPTSQGPNIFGKIVNRGCRETAFIFAITSAGVTHSVARSCSEGSIESCTCDYRRRGPGGPDWHWGGCSDNIDFGRLFGREFVDSSEKGRDLRFLMNLHNNEAGRMTVFSEMRQECKCHGMSGSCTVRTCWMRLPTFRAVGDVLKDRFDGASRVIYGNKGSNRASRVELHHLEPENPAHKPPSPHDLVYFEKSPNFCTYSGKTGTAGTAGRFCNSSSPGLDGCELLCCGRGYRTRTQRVTERCNCTFHWCCHVSCLNCTNTQVLHECL, encoded by the exons ATGCGAGCCGCCGCGCTGGGGCTGGCGCTCCGGGCGCTCTGGGCTCTggccctctcctccctctccaaCACGCTGGCGGTGAACAACAGCGGGCGGTGGTG GGGCATCATCAATGTGGCTTCGTCCACCAACCTGCTGACCGACTCCAAGAACgtgcagctggtgctggaccccagcctgcagctgctgagccGCAAGCAACGCAAGCTGATCCGCCAGAACCCCGGCATCCTGCACAGCGTCAGCTCCGGCCTCCAGACCGCCATCAAGGAGTGCAAGTGGCAATTCCGCAACCGCCGCTGGAACTGCCCCACCTCCCAGGGCCCCAACATCTTCGGCAAAATCGTCAACCGGG GCTGCCGGGAGACAGCGTTCATCTTTGCCATCACCAGTGCTGGCGTGACGCACTCGGTGGCACGGTCCTGCTCCGAGGGCTCCATTGAATCCTGCACCTGTGACTACCGGCGCCGTGGTCCCGGGGGTCCCGACTGgcactgggggggctgcagtgaCAACATCGACTTCGGGCGCCTCTTCGGGCGGGAATTTGTGGACTCCAGCGAGAAGGGCCGGGACCTGCGCTTCCTCATGAACCTGCACAACAACGAGGCCGGGCGCATG ACGGTCTTCTCAGAGATGCGCCAGGAGTGCAAGTGCCACGGCATGTCGGGCTCCTGCACCGTCCGCACGTGCTGGATGCGGCTGCCCACCTTCCGCGCCGTGGGTGACGTCCTGAAGGACCGCTTCGACGGCGCTTCCCGCGTCATCTACGGCAACAAGGGCAGCAACCGGGCATCGCGGGTGGAGCTGCATCACCTGGAGCCCGAGAACCCGGCCCACAAACCCCCCTCGCCCCATGACCTCGTCTACTTTGAGAAGTCACCCAATTTCTGCACCTACAGCGGGAAAACGGGGACGGCGGGGACGGCCGGGCGCTTCTGCAACAGCTCCTCGCCAGGGCTGGATGGGTGcgagctgctgtgctgtgggcgCGGGTACCGCACGCGCACCCAGCGTGTCACCGAGCGCTGCAACTGCACCTTCCACTGGTGCTGCCACGTCAGCTGCCTGAACTGCACCAACACGCAGGTGCTGCACGAGTGCCTGtga